A genomic segment from Bradyrhizobium sp. ISRA430 encodes:
- a CDS encoding patatin-like phospholipase family protein, translated as MERDAVLIDLALQGGGSHGAFAWGVLDRLLEEKWLTIAAISGTSAGAMNAAVLADGWTAGGADGARDALEQYWQRVSRAAALSPLQRSPLDRLMGRWTLDTSPAYILTDLMSRVLSPYDLNPTGYNPLRAVLAESIDFERLARSPIKLFITATRVRTGRGRIFRNAEITADVLLASACLPTMFRAIEIDGEPYWDGGFAGNPTITPLVRESDAYDTILVQINPTERPEEPRTAAEILNRLNEISFNSPLMKELRMIALLRQAADPGSGEGARWAKMRMHRIKSDMLAKFGASSKLNAEWEFISMLRAEGRLAAQAFLDEHGMDIGRRSTSDLDALLAEC; from the coding sequence CTCGCACGGCGCGTTCGCCTGGGGCGTGCTCGACCGTCTCCTCGAAGAAAAATGGCTCACGATCGCCGCCATCTCCGGCACGTCCGCCGGCGCGATGAACGCGGCCGTGCTGGCGGACGGCTGGACGGCCGGCGGTGCCGACGGCGCGCGTGATGCGCTCGAACAGTACTGGCAGCGCGTGTCGCGCGCGGCGGCCCTCAGTCCGTTGCAGCGCTCGCCGCTCGACCGGCTGATGGGGCGCTGGACACTCGATACCTCGCCGGCCTACATCCTCACCGATTTGATGTCGCGCGTGCTCTCGCCCTACGATCTCAATCCGACCGGCTACAACCCGCTGCGCGCTGTGCTGGCCGAGAGCATCGATTTCGAGCGCCTCGCACGCTCGCCGATCAAGCTGTTCATCACGGCGACGAGGGTGCGGACCGGGCGCGGGCGCATCTTCCGCAACGCGGAGATCACGGCAGACGTGCTGTTGGCGTCGGCCTGCCTGCCGACCATGTTTCGCGCGATCGAGATCGACGGCGAGCCCTATTGGGACGGCGGCTTCGCCGGCAATCCGACGATCACGCCGCTGGTGCGCGAAAGCGATGCCTACGACACCATTTTGGTACAGATTAATCCGACCGAGCGGCCGGAGGAGCCACGGACGGCGGCGGAGATCCTCAACCGCCTGAACGAGATTTCCTTCAACTCGCCGCTGATGAAGGAGCTGCGCATGATCGCGCTGCTGCGCCAGGCCGCCGATCCCGGCAGCGGCGAAGGTGCGCGCTGGGCGAAGATGCGGATGCACCGGATCAAGAGCGACATGCTGGCGAAGTTCGGCGCATCATCCAAGCTCAATGCGGAGTGGGAATTCATCTCGATGCTCCGGGCCGAGGGGCGGCTGGCCGCGCAAGCGTTTCTGGACGAGCACGGCATGGACATCGGCCGGCGCTCGACTAGCGATCTCGATGCCCTACTGGCGGAGTGCTGA